From the genome of Brassica oleracea mitochondrion, complete genome:
TGGCATGCATCCTGGCTCCCGAGACTCTTTCATAGAATTCCAACAATTTCTCCCGCTCCTCAAAAGCCCACAGGAACGGAGTTAATGCTCCCACATCCATAGCATGAGTAGTTAAAGCAAGTGAATGATTTGAAATTCGAGTTATTTCACGGAATAACACTCGTATATATTGAGCTCGTAATGGTACCTCGCAATTCAAAAGTTTCTCTACAGCTGAAGAATGAGCGTGTTCTTGGGCCATCATAGAAACATAGATAGGGTCGAAAACGGAACGAAAAACGAAACTTTACGACAGCTTTTTCGTACACGTTCACTTGCATCACATACACAAGTGCTCTCTGAACCGTGCAATAAGGTCACCCATAACACGGCTCTCCCACTTGAGTTATTTTAGCCCCAGGCCATGCTATTCAATGATATTGGAAAAATGGCAGCGTAACGTAAGAACTAGTATTGAAAGCTAGTCCCCTTTTGAGGGAGGGAAAGCCTTTCAATAGAAGCCCTACTTCCCGAGGTATTTCTTACTCGACTGAAAGGAGAGGAACGCCTCATCACTTCAATTGTTGCGCAAACCAATTTCTTTCTTAGTCACCGGGCGGAGCGCGCTTTTGGTACTTTGCTTATAGCTTTTTAGGTTATGCAATAGAAGGGAGGCAACGCTCTGGGCTTGCAGAAATGAATGGATCAGAAAGAGGGGGGGGCTGGATTCAATTTCCAGGCCGGGCGGGAGGTGAAGACCATAAGAGAAGATTGCCCTCCCGGCAAGGCGTTCCTCGGCGTTCCTCGGCGCTGTCATCTATCTCGACCCATTCCCTGATTTTCTCTGTATGAGGACCTCCTTCCCTTCTGCCCACTCTCCGTTCACACAGTTCTCAAAGCAGAGGAGGAAGGGTGGGCAGAAGGTACCACGAGCCCTCTGTCCCACACATCTATCCAGAAGCAAGTGTAGTTCACCGGTTCCACCGAATGCTCCTATCTCTCGGCAAAGATTGTGTGAGTGTGCAGTTATGCTTCGGATGCTTCGCAATAGATCGACCCAGTTCCCGTTCTTTTCCGGTGCACTCGCTTTATATCTCCGATACACAGGGAAGGACGCGGTGGGAAGGGGTTCCTTCGCCCTAGCCTCTGTCCGGCCGATCATTCCGCTGGCATCTTGCATTCACGCCTCCGTTTGACTGCCGCTCGGGGATGTAGTTGTAGATACGTTAGTCAACGTGGGTCGTTGGCTCCACCTGTTCTCTCCTTCTACGACATGCTGTTGTTGTCGCCATATTCCATATGTCACTTAGTCATCTCTGCCTCGCTGCGGGTCAGCACCTCCGAAAGAAACGGAGGACTTCATTCAGTGACTCCGCGATCGCCCTCTGAACGATCAGAATAAGGTAAAGCTTGAAGATAAGTTTTGTACTCTATTAATTTCTCAGTCCCTCTAGTCGGGTGGGCGCCGGCCGGTCTTTCGGCCAGATCCCCCTAAAAACCGTACGTGCGGGTCTCCCCGCATGCGGCTCACGCCATTCGAGGTGGCCCAGCCCAGCATTCATTCGCAAATCCTGTAGTGAAATTGAGACTGCTCGACCTCGGAAGCTAATTCGCGTGTAGGCAGCGCTGTCTGTCGTATGGTTGACTTTATCATCTATTCATTGAATAATTGACTTTCTTACATTTTATATATAGGCTCGCTCCCTATTTTTCCAAGAATTCATTCACTTCCCTTAACTTCATAGGGCTTTCTATAAGAGGGGTTCCTCCTTCCATTTCCGTCAAATGACCCGGCCTCCCCTGGCTCTTCCACCGTCCGGGATCCCTTTCCCCCTATGCTCACCCGGCGCAGGCCTACCACGCTTCGCGCCTGCGGCGTTTTCGCCAGACGGTCTTTGCCTGTAGTGCCATCCTCCCCGCTGGCTGTATGGGAATTTCTCTCCTCTCCTTTCAGTCGAGTTGCTAAAGCCCCTCGACGCTGCCTTCTGTTAGGCTATAGATTACAGGAACAAATGTAGTTGAATGAGACAGCAGGCGGGTTACACGTTCCACTACGCCGAGATGTGAGGTGCAGGTGATGATGATCACCCCGGGGTATGCGCTAGCGCCCTTGACAGGCACTCCAGGACCCGCCAACGCTCATGAAACCCGGGTCGGGCGGTCCTCCATTCATCCGACCAGAGGTGTGGATAACGAGGCCACCTTCACAACCTTCTCCCCTCTGTCCCTATGTTGTAGTAAGGTAGGGCGGTTCGCTTGAGTTGCTCAACCGCCCCTCTCTAGACAAGTGCTCGAGTCATGCTTACGCCCTCTCCTTTCAGTCGAGTGACTTCGCCCCTTAGCCCGGTGCTCATGACCCGCTACGGAACCTCCACCGTGCCGGGGGACCAAGCAGGGCATAGCTAGCGGCATAGGAGCCGACTCGGCGTCAGCGGCTTCGTGCCGCACTGGAGTGATCCAATATGTGGTTCCGCACGTTCCACCACTTCTCCGTTCATTTCCAATACTAATCGTGAAACACCATGAGCAGCAGGATGTTGAGGTCCAAAATTCGAAGTAAAATTTTTGATTTGCCTTTTCCTAGTCGTCATGGGAAAGAAAGGCAGAAATCTGAAAGAGATGATTCCCTGAGATCTTGTCCAATACCACTTGTACCAGAAATGCATCTCCTTCGACGACCCTTCCACCCTAGTCCCCCTCCCCTTACGCTTGCTTGGACCCCGCCCCACCAGCTTTTTTTTACACAGGACTACTACTTTACAATCTAATTTGATTGAAAGCTCTCAATCAAATTAGAGATCTCCCGCCATATTGGACTTTTTGTTTTTCCAATACAGTCGAGGACTCTTTTAAGATGACTTAAACGGCTCCCATTTGAGGGGAAGCTGTTCAGATCCCCGAAGTAGGCTTAAATACCTATGTGAATATCGGAATCTTCCTTTATCCGAAGGCGCTAAAGCCCTCTTTATATAAAGAGAGGGCTTTATCAACAATGCTTTCTATCTTTTTAGAGCATAAGTTGAAATGGCCTTCTGTTAACCGCCACTCCTTAGATGAAATCATATCCTTCAAAATCTTCTTTTCATTTTCTATTTGCTGCTTGTCGAGAGTTTGGAAAATCTCATCTTGAGATATTTAGCTTTCGACCACGGGAAAAGAAGCTGAAATAGTAGGAGTTTACCTTATAGCAGGACACTCGCCCGTTGACAACTCTTTCTTAGGTTACTAATCGGTGACTTGCTTCGCCCAGGGGAATTCTATACTGTTTCATCCCTGTTGGTTCAGGCCTCCTCTTCCATCCCGTGTTTTACTTACATTCAAATTGAGTGCTTTTTTTTTTGTCTCCACTTGAGTCTTAGTTACTGGTAGCAATTTCATGACATTGCCCCACTGTAACTGGACAGCCAAATCGTACATCCTAAATATTATCCCGTACCTGAACGAATCATCCATGTTCGCAGGTCGGTAATATGTACGGATAAAGATCGGCACATCAGACTTCAAGCTCTATACTGGCACTAAGCCTTAGCATACAATTCCATCTTTGATACTCCAGATAAAGCTTCATCCACCCATGGTACAGAGTGTATTCATTGAATACTTCCATACCTGGATAGGCAACACCTCACTAGGAGGAAGTCTCGACTGAAAGAAGAGGAGGAAGGATAGGATCTTTCGGAGTATAGTGCTCCAAAAGAGTCCAAATTATCCTACCCTCCACATGAGGGTGCAATGGAGCACCTAACACCGTGGATAACCCAATACGCAAGCTACTTTTATTTGAGTGCGCATGGATCCTCATCACCATCAGCCTCTTCATAAAACGTTTGTGTCGAAGAGACGAAGGTTCCCGCGGTTCAGAATGAGCTTCTGCGCCGGGAAGCCCCCGAATCTTACTCAGTGGGCATCATAAAGAGCTCTAAAGGGGTGTGAGAGGACCGGAAAATAATGAGTCAAGCCTGAAAAGAAAGTCGAACCGCGAAGGCAAGTATCCTCGCCCCCGCGATGGGAACTTTCAATAAAGCACAGTAGAGTGCTTTACCTACCAGAGGTATCTATAGAATGAAAGAATCATTTTATGCTTCCTTGGCCATGTACAACATGGATTAGCATTATGTCATTCCTACAATTCCTACAAGTGATCCACCTTCCAGTATTTGAAGGAGAGGACTTCGATATATTATATAATATGTTTCTTTCCATTCCTCGTGAGCCACTTATTTCTCCGAAACAAGAGATCAAAGTGATTTTCCTCCTTTTTCCCAATAAGTCGACGGCCTTACACCATTGGGATACTTCGAATAAACTAGCATACATATAGGATACACCAGTGCTAAAACCTTTTCTCAAGAGATCTTCCAAACTGTTGGGGTCCTTGCTCTGGATGGTCTTCCCCCGGTGTGAAAGCAGTTGGTTCCGTAGTTTTAGAATTCTGCTGATCCCAAGTACTCCATCTCCATCATTGCATATGAAAATATAGAAAGTAAAGAAGAAAAGGCATAACCAGAAGAATTGTGAAAAATAAGTGAATTTATCCAGTTGAGGCATGATTAGATTAATTGATTTCAACAAAATGATTCCCTCCAGACAGCTTCACTCCGTCAAGCCTCTAGGAGTAGTGAAGAACTATAGAAAGTTGTGGTTGGTTGTTGACCAACAAAAGCATGGGAGAAAACCAAGAACAGGGGGCATAGAGATTTCTTCTCTTATGAGATTGATAGTTTGATCGCGGGGGCGGCCCGGCAGGCTAGCGATCAGAAAAGAAAATCGATTCTATATACGTTATGGTATGGAAAAAGATCTGACTTCCATTTCTTCAGTAGGGGAGAAAGAGTCTTTCTTGGTTGACTGCCGGGAAGCTTTACTTGGTCTCAAACTCAAAGGCTTGGCTAGAAGGCAGAACTCTTTCTTAAGTGGCCACAAGCAAGCCCAGAAGAATCGAAT
Proteins encoded in this window:
- the orf120 gene encoding orf120, coding for MQDASGMIGRTEARAKEPLPTASFPVYRRYKASAPEKNGNWVDLLRSIRSITAHSHNLCREIGAFGGTGELHLLLDRCVGQRARGTFCPPFLLCFENCVNGEWAEGKEVLIQRKSGNGSR
- the orf115a gene encoding orf115a, which encodes MRTSFPSAHSPFTQFSKQRRKGGQKVPRALCPTHLSRSKCSSPVPPNAPISRQRLCECAVMLRMLRNRSTQFPFFSGALALYLRYTGKDAVGRGSFALASVRPIIPLASCIHASV
- the atp8 gene encoding atp8 — protein: MPQLDKFTYFSQFFWLCLFFFTFYIFICNDGDGVLGISRILKLRNQLLSHRGKTIQSKDPNSLEDLLRKGFSTGVSYMYASLFEVSQWCKAVDLLGKRRKITLISCFGEISGSRGMERNILYNISKSSPSNTGRWITCRNCRNDIMLIHVVHGQGSIK